One Methanobacterium sp. genomic region harbors:
- a CDS encoding GMC family oxidoreductase N-terminal domain-containing protein, with protein MTFEVIVIGTGAGGATVAREISKKDCKILILEKGKRHKTGTSINYLKNIPLDLKADLSDEGVDKYDFLEFPAELMYLEDVGGTTPVSLANACYTCSTCYSNSATKQFKIHDLDLFKELIDAGADLKVSPFPANLMGPATRKIVDAGESLGYFMEPMPKFIDFSKCGRCGLCIRGCKKGAKWDSTHFVNEAIDNGATLISDFTVTKITHENGKVTGVEGLFGDQTKIFGAKKVIIAAGALNTPIILKNSGIKENVGEGLFCDLFITVGGFLKDAKLNKEIPMGTKAEFGPYFLSPHFSTQIVSLLENKGFNANPEDIMGIMVKIADEANGKINSDRSVEKPLTERDIGLLKEGYEKSVEILVKAGVDLSSIVSTPIRGAHPGGTAAVGKVVDKNLETKIKGLFIADTSVIPQAPGRPPILTVTALAKRLAQIIGERIEIENIDQLTV; from the coding sequence ATGACTTTTGAAGTGATAGTAATAGGAACTGGCGCTGGAGGTGCCACAGTAGCGAGAGAAATCTCGAAAAAAGATTGTAAAATCTTAATTTTGGAGAAAGGGAAGCGCCATAAAACGGGTACATCAATAAATTATCTTAAAAATATCCCTCTGGACTTAAAAGCGGATTTATCTGATGAGGGTGTTGATAAATATGATTTTCTAGAATTTCCTGCAGAATTAATGTATCTGGAAGATGTGGGAGGTACAACTCCTGTTTCCCTTGCAAACGCGTGCTATACGTGTAGTACATGTTACTCTAATTCTGCAACGAAACAATTTAAAATTCATGACCTTGATCTCTTCAAGGAGCTTATAGATGCAGGTGCAGATTTAAAAGTTAGCCCATTTCCAGCTAATTTAATGGGGCCTGCAACACGTAAAATAGTGGATGCTGGAGAAAGTCTCGGCTATTTCATGGAGCCTATGCCTAAATTCATTGATTTTTCTAAGTGTGGCAGATGTGGGCTGTGTATCCGTGGATGTAAAAAAGGTGCAAAATGGGATTCTACTCACTTTGTAAACGAAGCTATAGATAATGGAGCAACACTCATCTCAGATTTTACAGTTACAAAAATCACCCATGAAAATGGAAAGGTTACGGGAGTTGAAGGTCTATTTGGAGATCAAACAAAAATATTTGGAGCAAAAAAAGTTATAATCGCTGCAGGAGCTTTAAATACTCCAATTATTTTAAAAAATTCAGGTATTAAAGAAAATGTGGGTGAAGGATTATTCTGCGATCTTTTTATAACCGTTGGTGGATTTTTAAAGGATGCAAAACTCAACAAAGAAATTCCAATGGGAACTAAAGCTGAATTTGGCCCATATTTTTTATCTCCACACTTTTCTACCCAAATTGTCTCTCTTTTAGAAAATAAAGGATTTAATGCAAATCCGGAGGATATAATGGGTATAATGGTTAAAATAGCTGATGAAGCCAATGGAAAGATTAATTCTGATAGATCCGTTGAAAAACCGCTCACTGAAAGAGATATTGGACTTTTAAAAGAAGGATATGAAAAAAGTGTTGAAATACTCGTTAAAGCGGGTGTAGACCTTTCATCCATAGTTTCAACTCCAATAAGAGGAGCACATCCTGGTGGAACTGCTGCAGTTGGTAAAGTGGTTGATAAAAACCTTGAAACTAAAATTAAAGGACTTTTCATTGCAGATACGAGTGTGATTCCACAGGCCCCAGGCAGGCCTCCAATACTCACAGTAACAGCACTTGCTAAACGACTGGCTCAAATCATTGGAGAAAGAATAGAAATTGAAAATATAGATCAATTAACAGTTTAA
- a CDS encoding zinc dependent phospholipase C family protein, translating to MNKAIILTIFLVAVSINISAVSAWDWNTHEEIVESNYHLLPEDMQQNLNLNLMKKGSTAPDFVFFDFKYHSYPNSYGKAIYWLNKGKFYYKKGDFYYASYCYGVASHYITDSFSAPHAAGVGGLQHSIYEVKGSFLKPKMIQINGDLKSTMYNGDLNGTKSWNMWIKSKNDSLIQNDLDHATGASYNAVYSSINDAYPIQKNNFQTTNNLELIYIYLIG from the coding sequence ATGAATAAAGCTATAATACTCACTATTTTTTTAGTTGCAGTATCAATAAACATTTCTGCTGTTTCGGCGTGGGACTGGAACACACATGAAGAAATAGTAGAAAGTAATTACCATTTATTACCTGAAGATATGCAGCAAAATTTAAACTTAAACCTGATGAAAAAAGGATCTACGGCTCCTGATTTTGTATTTTTTGACTTTAAATATCATAGTTATCCAAATAGTTATGGAAAAGCTATTTACTGGCTAAACAAAGGGAAGTTCTACTATAAAAAAGGCGATTTCTATTATGCAAGTTACTGTTACGGTGTAGCATCCCATTACATTACAGACAGCTTTTCAGCGCCTCATGCTGCAGGTGTGGGTGGGCTTCAGCACAGCATTTACGAGGTAAAAGGAAGTTTTCTAAAGCCTAAAATGATTCAAATTAATGGAGATTTAAAATCAACCATGTACAATGGTGATCTAAACGGGACAAAAAGCTGGAACATGTGGATTAAAAGCAAAAATGATTCTTTGATCCAGAATGATTTAGATCATGCTACAGGTGCATCTTACAATGCAGTATACAGTTCCATAAATGATGCATACCCTATTCAAAAAAATAATTTCCAGACAACTAACAATTTAGAATTAATATACATCTACTTAATTGGTTAA
- the hemA gene encoding glutamyl-tRNA reductase translates to MILNIRIDHNTADICTMEKSTFQMEEIFAKIKEEYSVYEYLQMKTCNRAELYLVLNDCYVDNIDFLDFVVETDDDALNHLLRLSCGLESMIIGEDQILGQIKDARKKHLKEGYAGDLLNTVFTKAIHVGQVVRKKTNINKGSISIGSAAVELAESVHGDLKCKKVLVIGAGKMGTLVAKALVQKHLKAIVVANRTHDRAVDLAKELGGYAIHFDRLDEAMSDADVIISATGAPHPILTCEKIKNAVSPEKLENLVIVDIANPRDVEEDVKKLGVKLFNIDDLRGIADKNRKLRESEAKDAEKIISEELLLLKKSLKRLEVESLISDIRRNAEKIRSHETEKAFKMLGDIDGKEKIVEDLTQVVVDKIFCDIIRNIKNAAENDDKELIESAKNIFKTIEKPKKHDSLPSQSLCAIRTKNDA, encoded by the coding sequence ATGATTCTAAATATCAGAATCGACCATAATACAGCAGATATATGTACAATGGAAAAGTCGACTTTCCAGATGGAGGAAATCTTTGCAAAAATCAAGGAAGAATACTCGGTATATGAGTACCTCCAGATGAAAACATGTAACCGTGCTGAGCTTTATTTAGTTTTAAATGATTGTTATGTTGATAATATTGATTTCCTTGATTTTGTAGTTGAAACTGATGATGATGCATTAAATCACCTTTTAAGACTCTCTTGTGGATTAGAATCTATGATAATAGGTGAAGATCAAATATTGGGGCAGATAAAAGACGCGAGAAAAAAGCATCTTAAAGAGGGCTATGCTGGGGATCTTTTGAATACGGTGTTTACAAAGGCTATCCATGTTGGCCAAGTAGTTCGAAAAAAAACCAATATCAACAAAGGATCCATTTCAATAGGTTCTGCAGCAGTAGAGCTTGCAGAATCAGTGCACGGGGATTTGAAATGTAAAAAAGTCCTTGTAATTGGAGCTGGAAAGATGGGAACGCTCGTTGCAAAAGCACTGGTTCAAAAACATCTTAAAGCCATAGTCGTGGCAAATAGGACCCATGACCGTGCAGTAGACCTTGCAAAAGAGCTTGGAGGGTATGCAATCCATTTTGATAGGCTTGACGAGGCTATGAGTGATGCAGATGTTATAATAAGCGCTACTGGAGCACCTCACCCTATTTTAACATGTGAAAAAATAAAAAATGCGGTTTCACCAGAGAAGCTGGAGAATCTTGTGATAGTAGATATTGCAAATCCGAGAGACGTAGAGGAAGATGTTAAAAAACTTGGGGTTAAATTGTTTAATATAGATGATTTAAGAGGAATAGCTGATAAAAATAGAAAGTTAAGGGAATCTGAAGCTAAAGATGCTGAAAAAATAATTTCAGAAGAACTTTTACTTCTTAAAAAATCTTTAAAACGCCTTGAAGTTGAATCTCTTATTTCTGATATAAGGAGAAATGCAGAAAAGATAAGGTCTCATGAAACTGAAAAAGCATTTAAAATGCTTGGAGATATTGACGGCAAGGAAAAAATAGTGGAAGACCTTACTCAGGTGGTAGTGGATAAAATTTTCTGTGATATCATAAGAAATATCAAAAATGCCGCTGAAAATGATGACAAGGAATTAATTGAGAGTGCAAAAAATATTTTTAAGACCATAGAAAAGCCTAAAAAGCATGATAGTTTGCCAAGTCAAAGTTTATGTGCAATTAGAACGAAAAATGATGCATAA
- the atwA gene encoding methyl coenzyme M reductase system, component A2: protein MSFIELENVTKTFGGVEILKNLNITINEGSVLGILGRSGAGKSVLINMLRGMKEYKPDNGKIIFNIAFCPKCYRADPPSKVGQKCSCGGEFEAERVDLWDTDRKIYAAVRKRISIMLQRTFALYEDDTVIDNVLKSISGHDEEESTYMAIDLLEVTQMTHRITHIARDLSGGEKQRVVLARQIAKEPMIFLADEPTGTLDPKTAELIHQALLEGVKEKGTTMIITSHWPEVMRKLSDYVIWLERGEIIDEGNPEEVVARFLKQVPLPEKKAEFETGGPIIEMENVKKHYYSIERGVIKAVDGITLTIGEGEIFGIVGLSGAGKTTLSRILYGLTEPSSGNISAKLGDNWIDMTQSGPLGRGRIKPYLGILHQEYSLYPHRTVLGNLTEAISLELPAEFAKMKAVYTLKVVGFDEEYAANLLNKYPDELSGGERHRVALAQVLIKEPNIIILDEPTGTMDPITRVQVTDSIIKARDELSQTFVIISHDMDFVLDVCDRAALMRGGKILKIGDPKDIVEDLTPTEKKEMLTEE from the coding sequence ATGTCTTTTATAGAATTAGAAAACGTCACAAAAACATTTGGTGGCGTGGAAATTTTAAAAAATTTGAATATAACTATAAATGAAGGCAGCGTATTGGGAATTTTAGGTAGAAGCGGCGCTGGAAAATCAGTACTCATTAACATGCTTCGTGGAATGAAGGAATATAAGCCTGATAATGGTAAGATTATCTTTAATATTGCATTTTGCCCTAAATGTTATCGGGCTGATCCTCCATCAAAAGTGGGACAAAAATGTTCCTGCGGAGGGGAATTTGAAGCAGAACGTGTTGATCTGTGGGATACTGATAGAAAAATATATGCTGCAGTTAGGAAAAGAATTTCCATAATGTTACAGAGGACATTTGCCCTCTATGAAGATGATACTGTAATTGATAATGTTTTAAAATCTATTAGTGGTCATGATGAGGAAGAAAGCACTTATATGGCTATAGATCTCCTTGAAGTGACGCAGATGACCCACAGGATAACTCATATTGCAAGGGATCTAAGTGGTGGAGAAAAACAGAGGGTAGTACTTGCAAGACAAATAGCAAAGGAACCTATGATATTTCTTGCAGACGAACCTACAGGTACACTCGATCCGAAAACAGCTGAACTTATACACCAGGCTTTACTGGAAGGTGTAAAAGAGAAGGGTACTACAATGATTATAACTTCGCACTGGCCCGAGGTTATGAGAAAACTTTCTGATTATGTAATATGGCTTGAGCGGGGAGAAATAATAGATGAAGGTAACCCTGAAGAAGTTGTAGCCAGATTTTTAAAACAGGTCCCACTTCCTGAAAAGAAAGCGGAATTCGAAACTGGCGGTCCAATTATTGAAATGGAAAATGTCAAAAAACATTATTACTCCATTGAAAGGGGAGTAATTAAGGCTGTAGACGGCATAACTTTGACTATTGGAGAAGGAGAAATCTTTGGTATTGTTGGTTTAAGTGGGGCAGGTAAAACAACTCTTTCAAGAATACTTTACGGGTTAACAGAGCCGAGTTCAGGTAACATATCTGCAAAACTTGGGGATAACTGGATCGACATGACTCAATCTGGCCCGCTTGGAAGGGGAAGAATAAAACCTTATTTGGGTATTCTTCACCAAGAATACAGTCTTTACCCTCATAGAACTGTTTTAGGGAATTTAACAGAGGCTATAAGTTTAGAATTACCTGCAGAATTTGCAAAAATGAAAGCAGTATACACGCTTAAAGTAGTCGGATTTGATGAAGAATATGCTGCAAACTTATTAAATAAATATCCTGATGAATTAAGCGGCGGGGAACGCCACAGGGTTGCTTTGGCGCAAGTTTTAATAAAAGAACCTAATATAATTATTCTTGATGAACCTACTGGAACTATGGACCCAATAACTAGAGTTCAAGTTACAGATTCTATAATAAAGGCGAGAGATGAATTAAGTCAGACTTTTGTTATAATATCACACGATATGGACTTTGTGCTCGATGTCTGTGATAGGGCTGCTCTTATGAGGGGTGGGAAAATCCTCAAAATAGGAGATCCAAAGGATATAGTGGAAGATTTGACTCCAACTGAAAAGAAAGAAATGCTTACTGAAGAATAA
- a CDS encoding methanogenesis marker 9 domain-containing protein has protein sequence MVWEDSPSHVCRGGDKRALAFCCPPVKPCPIIYALEDANLSSQDYIAKKEEFGKKTKLGQGEGTCFGSLVWCCKPSKPCPLRDMVMRRINMSSDEYMELKKQLSEELVGVSESSQEEVKALADAFDIPEEEANTVLKECGNDLRMAAKILKMKSLESGK, from the coding sequence ATGGTATGGGAAGATTCACCATCACACGTATGTAGGGGAGGGGACAAAAGGGCGTTGGCATTTTGTTGTCCGCCAGTTAAGCCTTGCCCAATTATATATGCACTTGAAGATGCAAATCTCAGTTCTCAAGATTATATAGCAAAAAAAGAAGAATTTGGTAAAAAAACAAAATTAGGTCAAGGAGAAGGCACATGTTTTGGTTCTCTTGTCTGGTGCTGTAAACCATCTAAACCATGCCCTTTAAGGGATATGGTAATGAGAAGGATAAACATGAGCTCTGATGAATACATGGAACTTAAAAAACAGTTATCTGAAGAGCTTGTAGGCGTATCTGAATCATCACAGGAAGAAGTAAAGGCACTTGCTGATGCTTTTGATATTCCAGAAGAAGAAGCAAATACCGTTCTTAAAGAATGTGGAAACGATTTAAGGATGGCTGCAAAGATTTTAAAGATGAAAAGTCTAGAATCAGGCAAATAA
- a CDS encoding MJ0144 family RNA dihydrouridine synthase-like protein encodes MAGITDGNFCLKMAPYGFDMVTLGGYNLDKPTINAGCSIIKRGRHEFNLNEENVIHSIKKEADIIKNSWNGIVSVNLRSVSFEPIVEVSKLPEIDVVEINAHCRQPEITDIGCGQALLYDTHKLYNFTKNVVKKAESKVSVKIRANVPNVNDVEVSKAVEKAGADYLHVDAMKHGYNHADYNIIKTIKENTEIFLIGNNSIHDLKSARDMLSAGADGISIARVTLKGSVPFDLSKI; translated from the coding sequence ATGGCAGGAATAACCGATGGGAATTTTTGCCTGAAAATGGCTCCTTATGGTTTTGACATGGTAACACTTGGTGGCTATAACTTAGATAAGCCGACTATAAATGCAGGATGCAGTATTATTAAACGAGGAAGGCATGAGTTCAACCTAAATGAAGAAAATGTAATACATTCCATTAAAAAAGAAGCAGATATAATCAAAAATTCCTGGAACGGAATTGTATCTGTCAATCTACGCTCAGTTTCATTTGAACCTATCGTTGAAGTATCGAAATTACCTGAAATTGATGTCGTGGAAATAAATGCACACTGCAGGCAGCCTGAAATAACGGATATTGGCTGTGGACAGGCACTTCTTTATGATACTCATAAATTATACAATTTTACAAAAAATGTGGTAAAAAAAGCTGAAAGTAAAGTATCGGTTAAGATTAGAGCAAATGTCCCGAATGTAAATGATGTTGAAGTTTCAAAAGCTGTTGAAAAAGCTGGCGCTGACTATCTGCACGTAGATGCCATGAAACATGGATACAACCATGCAGATTACAATATTATAAAAACTATTAAAGAAAACACTGAAATATTTTTAATAGGCAATAATTCTATCCATGATCTTAAATCTGCACGAGATATGCTTTCTGCAGGTGCAGACGGGATATCAATAGCAAGAGTTACATTAAAAGGAAGCGTTCCTTTTGATTTATCTAAGATATAA
- a CDS encoding coenzyme F420-0:L-glutamate ligase: MDIKIIGIENIPLITEGNDIAALIADAMNSEGIDIKNGDIFVIAETIVSKAEGNKINLKTIEPTQKAFDIAEKTGKDPHVVEAILRESHEILEVGPDFIISETKHGFVCANAGIDESNVEDNMATPMPEDPDKSASLIMKKIGALTGKEVVVIVSDTQGRAFREGAIGTAIGISGMKALWDRKGEKDLYGRELQTTSIAVADELASAASILMGQADEGIPVVVIRGVNYVKTLKSSSSTAKDLIRPKKYDVFRKT; this comes from the coding sequence ATGGACATCAAGATCATCGGAATTGAAAATATTCCATTAATTACAGAAGGCAATGACATCGCTGCTTTAATAGCAGATGCCATGAATAGTGAGGGTATTGATATTAAAAATGGAGATATCTTTGTTATAGCCGAAACAATAGTGTCTAAGGCAGAGGGAAATAAAATTAATCTTAAAACTATTGAACCAACTCAAAAAGCATTTGATATTGCAGAAAAAACAGGCAAAGACCCTCATGTTGTAGAGGCTATACTCCGAGAATCCCATGAGATACTGGAAGTAGGGCCTGATTTTATAATTAGCGAAACTAAACATGGATTTGTATGTGCAAATGCAGGAATAGATGAATCAAATGTGGAAGACAATATGGCCACACCTATGCCTGAAGATCCAGATAAAAGCGCATCTCTTATAATGAAAAAAATAGGAGCACTAACTGGAAAAGAAGTTGTTGTAATTGTATCTGATACTCAAGGCAGGGCTTTTAGAGAAGGAGCTATTGGTACAGCAATTGGTATATCTGGGATGAAAGCTCTCTGGGACCGGAAAGGTGAAAAAGATCTCTACGGCAGAGAACTTCAAACTACAAGTATTGCTGTTGCAGACGAATTAGCGTCAGCAGCATCAATTTTAATGGGTCAGGCGGATGAAGGAATACCTGTTGTTGTAATAAGGGGAGTTAATTACGTTAAAACATTAAAAAGCAGTAGTTCCACAGCTAAGGATTTGATAAGGCCCAAAAAATATGATGTATTTAGGAAAACTTAA
- a CDS encoding bifunctional precorrin-2 dehydrogenase/sirohydrochlorin ferrochelatase — MGWTPLFLQMENKNVLIIGAGEVGARRARRFIEAGANVTVINEEVPNDLVDLGAAFKPLDEVEKWVEWSDLVVIATGDHKLNERVAELAKGKLLNRADYPDDGNLIVPSTFFIGDVQFSIFTSGKSPLMAKELRKRIQKVILEEDILQLELQNFTRNILKENMNDQKKRRDYLYKILNDKNIQEYLRQGNLEDAKKYIKQQLVN; from the coding sequence ATGGGCTGGACACCTCTTTTCCTGCAGATGGAAAACAAAAATGTTTTAATTATTGGTGCAGGGGAAGTTGGGGCTCGGAGAGCCCGTAGATTTATTGAAGCAGGGGCTAATGTCACTGTAATAAATGAAGAAGTTCCAAATGATCTTGTTGATCTTGGAGCTGCTTTCAAACCATTAGATGAAGTTGAAAAATGGGTAGAATGGTCAGATCTCGTGGTAATAGCCACTGGAGATCACAAATTAAATGAGCGCGTGGCAGAATTAGCCAAAGGGAAACTTTTAAATAGGGCTGATTATCCTGATGATGGTAATTTAATTGTTCCTTCTACTTTTTTTATAGGTGACGTGCAATTTTCGATATTTACAAGTGGAAAGAGCCCTCTTATGGCAAAAGAGTTAAGAAAAAGAATACAAAAAGTGATACTGGAGGAAGATATTTTGCAGTTGGAACTCCAGAATTTCACAAGAAATATTTTAAAAGAAAATATGAATGATCAAAAAAAACGTAGGGATTATTTATATAAAATTTTAAATGATAAAAACATACAGGAATATTTAAGGCAGGGAAATTTAGAGGATGCTAAAAAATATATAAAACAGCAGTTAGTGAATTAA
- a CDS encoding ThiF family adenylyltransferase gives MENRYSRQEILQNIGEEGQKKLKESSVLIVGCGALGTAAANNLARAGIGKLSILDRDFVELNNLQRQMLFDETDVGEPKAVAATRKLKLINSSIEVEPIVKDLNHTNVEEIIKNVDLVLDGTDNILTRMLINDVCVMEGIPWIYTGAIGTSGMTMNILPGAACIRCLYPHIPKPGSLPTCDTMGVLNTITVIMGSMASTEAIKILLGEAKPENEHDGRLMVYDAWDHSLDEIVVRKNDECPCCSLEEYEYLNSEDREIITSLCGRNAIQITPADPKDMDLNEIASNLEHLGRIKCAPFILLFNTEKYEISVFRDGRAIIKGTNDPNIARSVYARYIGT, from the coding sequence ATGGAAAATAGATACTCACGGCAGGAAATATTACAGAACATTGGAGAAGAAGGTCAGAAAAAACTTAAAGAGAGCAGTGTTCTGATAGTTGGATGTGGGGCCCTTGGAACAGCAGCTGCAAATAACCTTGCACGTGCGGGAATTGGTAAACTATCTATTTTAGATAGGGATTTTGTTGAATTAAACAATTTACAAAGGCAGATGCTGTTTGATGAAACTGATGTTGGAGAGCCAAAGGCGGTTGCTGCAACCAGAAAACTCAAACTTATTAATTCTTCAATTGAAGTTGAACCTATTGTAAAAGATTTAAACCACACCAATGTGGAAGAAATCATAAAAAATGTTGATCTGGTCCTTGATGGGACGGATAATATCCTGACAAGAATGCTCATAAACGACGTGTGTGTTATGGAAGGAATTCCGTGGATATACACTGGTGCAATTGGAACATCTGGAATGACTATGAACATCTTACCAGGTGCTGCATGTATCAGATGTCTTTACCCTCATATCCCAAAACCAGGATCACTCCCAACATGTGACACAATGGGAGTATTAAACACAATAACTGTGATTATGGGTTCAATGGCAAGTACAGAAGCTATAAAGATACTTCTTGGGGAAGCAAAGCCTGAAAATGAACATGATGGTCGTCTTATGGTTTATGATGCATGGGATCATTCTCTGGATGAAATAGTGGTCCGGAAAAATGATGAATGCCCTTGCTGTTCCCTTGAAGAATATGAATACCTGAATTCCGAAGATAGGGAGATAATTACTTCTCTTTGTGGACGAAATGCTATTCAAATAACTCCTGCAGATCCAAAAGATATGGATTTAAATGAGATTGCATCCAACCTGGAACATTTGGGTCGTATTAAATGTGCTCCTTTTATCCTGCTCTTTAATACAGAAAAATATGAAATATCTGTATTTAGGGATGGAAGGGCCATAATTAAAGGAACTAATGATCCTAATATTGCAAGATCTGTTTATGCGAGGTATATAGGTACTTAG
- the cofD gene encoding 2-phospho-L-lactate transferase, which yields MITILSGGTGTPKLIQGITKTADPEDINIIVNTVENTYISGNYIAPDIDTVMYTLAGIINENTWYGVDKDTFITHETLKEIGYNEILRIGDKDRAIKIQKTMLMEKYPLSKVVDIQRKKLGVKSKIIPMSDEQSNIRIITDEGEMSFHEFLVGKKAQPEVEDIVYADVKPSDDVISTIEDSDMVVIGPSNPITSIGPIISMNGVKEALKNSYVVAVSPIIGGNPVSGPAAKFMNAMGHEVSCEGVATIYKEFMDKFIIDVEDTESEKKIEKLISKVVITNTNMKTINDKVRLARIILGEIL from the coding sequence ATGATAACAATACTTTCTGGAGGAACTGGAACTCCAAAATTAATCCAGGGAATAACCAAAACAGCTGATCCTGAGGATATCAACATAATTGTAAACACAGTAGAAAATACATATATATCAGGAAACTATATAGCACCAGATATAGATACTGTGATGTATACTCTCGCAGGAATTATAAATGAAAATACATGGTATGGTGTTGACAAAGATACATTTATAACCCATGAAACTTTAAAAGAAATAGGATATAATGAGATTTTAAGGATTGGGGATAAAGATCGCGCCATTAAGATTCAAAAAACCATGTTGATGGAGAAATATCCTCTTTCTAAAGTTGTAGATATTCAAAGAAAAAAATTAGGCGTTAAGTCAAAGATCATTCCAATGAGTGATGAACAATCAAATATCAGGATTATAACAGATGAAGGTGAAATGAGCTTTCACGAATTTCTGGTTGGAAAAAAGGCACAACCTGAAGTGGAAGATATAGTATATGCAGATGTTAAACCTTCAGATGATGTAATAAGTACTATTGAAGATTCAGATATGGTCGTAATAGGGCCATCTAATCCGATAACATCCATAGGGCCAATAATCTCAATGAATGGAGTTAAAGAAGCTCTTAAAAACTCTTATGTTGTTGCAGTATCTCCGATAATAGGAGGAAATCCTGTAAGCGGTCCCGCAGCGAAGTTTATGAATGCAATGGGCCATGAGGTATCTTGTGAAGGTGTTGCAACAATTTATAAAGAATTTATGGACAAGTTTATCATAGATGTTGAGGACACAGAATCTGAGAAAAAAATAGAAAAACTAATATCAAAGGTCGTTATAACAAACACAAACATGAAGACCATCAATGATAAAGTGAGGTTAGCCAGAATTATTTTGGGTGAAATTTTATGA
- a CDS encoding GTP cyclohydrolase III, with protein sequence MIQMTLIQIDNYGPWTVTPAPRAEADLQILQSELYADLQRQFAAKGGLVFFTRFDNMLAITNNVDMDDHRRIQKSIGNRYPITVSMGVAAAETPYEAQRDATAVLQNYGGAQSEERKEVLAIDGLVNKEDSFVQIAHIDINGITDSLTDIIPAYDTSFIVNRVQHFLMKKLIEKGSLVFFIGGDNFMSPCNGLSPEGLLKIVEEIEDETNIALKAGIGKAPTAEKAANLADLALEEIRGGVTYDLVHVMNKK encoded by the coding sequence ATGATACAGATGACTTTAATTCAAATTGATAATTATGGCCCGTGGACAGTCACTCCTGCTCCAAGGGCTGAAGCAGATCTTCAAATCCTGCAATCAGAGCTTTATGCTGATCTTCAAAGACAATTTGCAGCTAAAGGTGGGCTTGTTTTCTTCACACGTTTTGATAACATGCTTGCAATTACTAACAATGTAGATATGGATGACCATAGAAGAATCCAGAAATCAATAGGTAATAGATACCCAATAACTGTGAGTATGGGTGTTGCAGCAGCTGAAACGCCCTATGAGGCTCAAAGAGATGCTACAGCAGTTCTTCAAAATTACGGTGGGGCACAATCTGAAGAACGAAAGGAAGTTCTGGCTATAGATGGTCTTGTAAATAAAGAGGACAGCTTCGTTCAAATTGCCCATATAGATATAAATGGAATTACAGATTCTTTAACTGATATAATTCCAGCTTATGATACTTCTTTTATTGTAAATAGAGTTCAACACTTTTTAATGAAAAAATTAATCGAGAAAGGTTCACTCGTCTTCTTTATAGGTGGAGATAATTTTATGTCTCCATGTAATGGGCTCAGTCCTGAAGGACTCCTAAAAATAGTAGAAGAGATCGAAGACGAAACCAACATAGCACTTAAAGCAGGTATTGGAAAAGCTCCTACTGCTGAAAAAGCTGCTAATCTGGCAGATCTAGCTCTTGAAGAGATAAGGGGTGGAGTTACCTATGATCTTGTTCATGTAATGAACAAAAAATAG